One Romboutsia sp. 13368 genomic window carries:
- a CDS encoding LysR family transcriptional regulator — MFEELKTFIAVVEQKNFTKAGEHLNLSQPSVSTHIKNLENYYGVTLINRSIKHKSIVITENGYKLYNRAKEILHILDTTYMEVRNISDSIKGIIKIGASLTIGEYILPKFLSIFHEKYPDIEVDLLIENTSIIVDNLKDLTLDIGFIEGISSYTNLNQEYLLEDKMVLAVPYDSNLNNSKFTFDLLENQNWVVREEGSGTREYLNIFLNSNKIVPRNLMVLGSNYAVKEAVRNGLGITIISNFVASSAAENKELITIELDKSYNRSFSYILPKNINVTKATKIFLEEFKSYLSTITK; from the coding sequence GTGTTTGAAGAATTAAAAACATTTATCGCTGTAGTAGAGCAGAAAAATTTTACAAAAGCTGGAGAACATTTAAATTTATCTCAGCCTAGTGTAAGTACACATATAAAAAACTTAGAAAATTATTATGGAGTTACTTTAATTAATAGGTCTATAAAACATAAATCAATAGTTATAACAGAAAATGGTTATAAACTTTATAATAGAGCAAAGGAAATTTTACATATTTTAGATACTACATATATGGAAGTTAGAAATATCTCTGATTCTATAAAAGGTATTATAAAGATTGGTGCTAGTTTGACTATTGGAGAATATATTCTACCTAAATTTTTAAGTATTTTCCATGAAAAATATCCTGATATAGAAGTTGATTTGCTTATTGAAAACACTTCAATAATTGTTGATAATTTAAAGGATTTAACTTTAGATATAGGATTTATAGAAGGTATATCTTCTTATACTAATCTGAATCAAGAATATCTATTGGAAGATAAAATGGTTTTAGCAGTTCCTTATGATTCTAACTTAAATAACAGTAAGTTTACATTTGACTTATTAGAAAATCAAAATTGGGTAGTTAGAGAAGAAGGTTCTGGTACTAGAGAATATCTAAATATATTTTTAAATTCAAATAAAATAGTTCCTAGAAATTTAATGGTGTTAGGTAGTAATTATGCTGTTAAAGAAGCTGTTAGAAATGGACTCGGTATTACTATAATCTCTAATTTTGTAGCATCTTCTGCTGCTGAAAATAAGGAGTTAATTACCATAGAGTTAGATAAATCTTATAATCGTAGTTTTTCTTATATTTTACCTAAAAATATAAATGTTACAAAAGCTACTAAGATATTTTTAGAAGAATTTAAAAGTTATTTATCTACTATTACTAAATAA
- the pyrE gene encoding orotate phosphoribosyltransferase, which translates to MSKVDVVEILKKSDALLEGHFLLSSGKHSNRYVQCAKVLRFPQYAEQVLSTVVEQIKDLDIDLVVGPAMGGVIVSYELGRQLNKETVFTERKDGVMELRRGFEVKPGAKIIIAEDVVTTGKSTIETKEALEKLGGEVIGVACIANRTSKDIGMPIYSAIKLDIQVHESDDCPLCKEGNIELVKPGSREFKELGM; encoded by the coding sequence ATGAGTAAAGTAGATGTAGTAGAAATATTAAAGAAAAGTGATGCATTATTAGAAGGGCACTTCTTATTATCTTCAGGAAAGCATAGTAATAGATATGTACAATGTGCTAAGGTATTAAGATTTCCACAATATGCAGAACAAGTATTAAGCACAGTTGTTGAACAAATAAAAGATTTAGATATAGATTTAGTAGTAGGACCTGCAATGGGTGGAGTTATAGTTTCTTATGAATTAGGAAGACAATTAAATAAAGAAACTGTATTTACAGAAAGAAAAGATGGAGTAATGGAACTTAGAAGAGGGTTTGAAGTTAAGCCAGGAGCTAAAATAATAATAGCTGAAGATGTTGTAACAACTGGAAAATCAACAATAGAAACTAAAGAAGCTTTAGAAAAATTAGGTGGGGAAGTTATAGGAGTAGCTTGTATAGCAAATAGAACATCTAAAGATATAGGAATGCCTATATATAGTGCAATAAAATTAGATATACAAGTTCATGAATCAGATGATTGTCCTTTATGTAAAGAAGGAAATATAGAGTTAGTTAAGCCAGGAAGTAGAGAGTTTAAAGAATTAGGAATGTAA